The Acidobacteriota bacterium genome has a segment encoding these proteins:
- a CDS encoding dephospho-CoA kinase, translated as MVPVCSVREAPLPWISMCKRAPSLRLPSGIVTVGVTGGIASGQSTVARMLRRLGASKRPASTGAVHLVEADSIAREVTARGQAGWRRVVKAFGRGVLAPGGELDRGRLAEIIFEKPAARRKLESILHPLIIERERRMLRRWAREGKRGLFVVGAALLVEAGLHARYDVVVVVYAPQAVRIRRLRERDGLRRSEALARVRAQMPLRKKRRYADFVVDNSGGLGATRRQVLRLYGSLTRLTGKISK; from the coding sequence ATGGTACCCGTTTGCTCCGTGCGGGAAGCGCCGCTACCATGGATTTCCATGTGCAAGCGCGCACCTTCGCTTCGCCTGCCTTCGGGCATCGTGACCGTGGGAGTTACGGGAGGCATCGCCTCCGGCCAGAGCACGGTGGCCCGGATGCTGCGGCGGCTCGGCGCGTCGAAGCGCCCCGCGTCAACGGGGGCGGTGCATCTCGTGGAGGCCGACTCGATAGCCCGCGAGGTCACCGCGCGCGGGCAAGCGGGATGGAGGCGCGTCGTGAAGGCGTTCGGGCGGGGCGTTCTCGCGCCCGGCGGCGAACTGGACCGCGGGCGACTGGCCGAGATAATTTTCGAAAAGCCCGCCGCGCGCAGGAAATTGGAGTCGATTCTTCACCCGCTAATCATCGAGCGCGAGCGGCGGATGCTGCGCCGGTGGGCGCGGGAGGGAAAGCGTGGCCTCTTCGTCGTGGGCGCGGCGCTACTGGTCGAGGCCGGCTTGCACGCCCGGTACGACGTCGTGGTGGTCGTGTATGCGCCGCAGGCCGTGCGCATACGGCGCCTGCGCGAGCGCGACGGACTTCGCCGGAGCGAGGCCCTCGCACGCGTCCGCGCCCAGATGCCGCTTCGCAAGAAGCGGCGCTACGCCGACTTCGTCGTGGACAACTCCGGGGGCCTCGGCGCGACGCGGAGACAGGTGCTGCGGTTGTACGGTTCACTCACCCGGCTGACGGGAAAAATTTCAAAATGA
- a CDS encoding TolC family protein: MRKRIVLTTWLACAVPLFGGSTGEASPPAPADRGPVLDDLVEEALRNNPDLRRLAAELDALEAVPPRAGALPDPLLIAHVRNVSFDDFTLGEEEMTIAGVHVSQKFPSPGTRSLRSEVARIEMEQAQLRYEAERLRVEMQVRTLVFDLLYLDRAETVLLESKAYLQSMTEAVNAQYATGRGIQQHAFRAEVALSEIGEEIFAIRQEQESATALLNRTLGRSPFMPLGRLETLGESALSYSLEELERLTESYSPAIAAARLGVERGDAALRLAKRERRPDFVIQGGYWNRGGLEPLWEAFIGVEVPLYARNKQRRQIVESGARLGASEDALEAKRLEVFYEIRDAYERLRRAEETRNLYRDALIPQARASLRSSESAYAVGQVDFDAYLEDFLALLRAELNEMREWTDYEKQIARLKALVGVSVSQPKVEDRHDG, from the coding sequence ATGAGAAAACGGATCGTTTTGACAACGTGGCTTGCGTGCGCCGTCCCGCTCTTTGGCGGGTCGACCGGAGAGGCGTCTCCGCCTGCCCCGGCGGACCGGGGGCCGGTGCTCGACGACCTCGTCGAGGAGGCGCTACGCAACAACCCGGATTTGCGGCGCCTCGCGGCCGAGCTCGACGCGCTCGAAGCCGTGCCGCCTCGGGCGGGGGCGCTGCCCGATCCCCTGTTGATCGCACACGTTCGCAACGTCTCGTTCGACGACTTCACCCTCGGCGAGGAAGAAATGACCATAGCCGGAGTTCACGTGTCCCAGAAGTTCCCTTCGCCGGGCACGCGCTCCCTCCGGTCAGAGGTGGCGCGAATCGAGATGGAGCAGGCGCAGCTGCGCTACGAGGCCGAGCGCCTTCGCGTCGAGATGCAGGTGCGGACGCTCGTCTTCGACCTTTTGTATCTCGACCGGGCGGAGACCGTTCTGCTTGAAAGCAAAGCGTACCTGCAAAGCATGACCGAGGCCGTGAACGCCCAGTACGCCACGGGGCGCGGCATCCAGCAGCATGCGTTCCGCGCCGAGGTGGCGCTTTCAGAGATCGGGGAAGAGATCTTCGCGATTCGGCAGGAGCAAGAGTCCGCGACGGCCCTTCTCAATCGAACGCTCGGACGCTCGCCGTTCATGCCCCTCGGGCGGCTGGAAACTCTCGGGGAAAGCGCGCTCTCGTATTCCCTGGAAGAGCTGGAACGCCTCACCGAGAGCTACTCGCCCGCCATTGCCGCGGCACGCCTCGGTGTGGAACGAGGGGACGCTGCGCTTCGGCTCGCCAAGCGGGAACGGCGGCCCGATTTTGTCATCCAGGGCGGCTACTGGAATCGCGGCGGGCTGGAGCCACTGTGGGAAGCTTTCATCGGCGTCGAAGTGCCGCTCTACGCACGGAACAAACAGCGCCGGCAAATTGTGGAGTCCGGGGCCCGCCTGGGAGCGAGCGAAGACGCGCTCGAAGCCAAGCGACTCGAGGTGTTTTACGAAATCCGCGACGCCTACGAGCGGCTACGGCGCGCCGAGGAGACGCGCAACCTTTACCGCGACGCCCTGATTCCCCAGGCCCGCGCGTCGCTTCGCTCTTCGGAGAGCGCCTACGCCGTCGGCCAGGTGGACTTCGACGCCTATCTCGAAGATTTCCTCGCGCTCCTTCGCGCCGAGTTGAACGAGATGCGCGAATGGACGGATTACGAAAAACAAATCGCGCGCCTCAAAGCGCTCGTCGGCGTTTCGGTGTCGCAGCCAAAGGTGGAGGATCGCCATGACGGGTAA
- a CDS encoding alkaline phosphatase family protein, with product MSNQMRFAASVAVLLLAAAVVWIALYDRFRRPAPRMYLPVVRPTALDAWEPTAPERADAEPPGPPCEDLPQKWMVFCWDGADWDIVLPLLEDGKLPHLSQLMQKGAYGNLYTIQPSLSPVLWTSVATGVSPRRHGILAFAKPRTRIQKIVNTTRQLYSNADRNVRALWNLLSEHGRQVMMVGYHNTYPAEEVEGLMVSSYLVHQHMVRTLQKRTEVEEGFSRGLIHPYEFLKEVLSMQRPMEDATPEELARFAIMEPQESDVPPSKDAACGEATRREFLRRAYLYDTFHADVARRFLPRIEPDVMALHFQGMDWAAHYFLFFHEPEPSALLNWPKDVSNALSGERRKHRNTVKAFYEYADEWLGRFLELRDPGTGVLVLSDHGFEPEHNCERTGYHDEAPPGIVVIEGPGVRRGERLSSATIYDILPTLMASLGLPVARDLDGRVLHEAFCSDALPPDSIAYVDTYEKGERYVPHAALPPVVDEEIQKQLESLGYLN from the coding sequence GTGTCTAACCAGATGCGATTCGCCGCAAGCGTCGCCGTTCTCCTTCTGGCCGCAGCCGTAGTGTGGATCGCCCTGTACGACCGCTTTCGCCGGCCCGCACCCCGCATGTATCTTCCCGTCGTCCGTCCCACGGCTTTGGACGCATGGGAGCCGACCGCACCGGAGCGGGCAGACGCCGAGCCCCCCGGGCCGCCCTGCGAGGATTTGCCGCAAAAGTGGATGGTGTTTTGCTGGGACGGCGCCGATTGGGATATCGTGCTTCCGCTTCTCGAGGATGGAAAGCTGCCCCATCTGTCCCAGCTGATGCAGAAGGGAGCGTACGGGAACCTCTACACGATTCAACCCTCTCTGTCCCCCGTGTTATGGACGAGCGTCGCGACCGGCGTATCGCCCCGGCGGCACGGCATTCTGGCGTTTGCGAAGCCGCGCACCCGCATTCAGAAGATTGTGAACACCACGCGCCAGCTCTATTCCAACGCGGACCGAAACGTGAGGGCGCTTTGGAATCTTCTGTCAGAGCACGGCAGGCAGGTGATGATGGTCGGCTACCACAACACCTACCCCGCCGAAGAGGTCGAGGGGCTCATGGTTTCCAGCTATCTCGTGCACCAGCACATGGTGCGAACGCTTCAAAAGAGAACCGAGGTGGAAGAAGGGTTTTCCCGCGGTTTGATACATCCTTATGAATTTCTTAAAGAAGTTCTTTCCATGCAGCGCCCGATGGAAGACGCGACGCCGGAGGAGCTGGCCCGCTTTGCAATAATGGAGCCTCAAGAAAGCGACGTCCCGCCTTCGAAGGACGCCGCATGCGGAGAGGCCACGAGGCGGGAATTCCTGCGCAGGGCCTACCTGTACGACACGTTCCACGCCGACGTCGCCCGGCGTTTCTTGCCGCGCATCGAGCCCGACGTCATGGCCCTGCACTTTCAAGGCATGGATTGGGCCGCGCATTATTTCCTGTTTTTCCATGAGCCGGAGCCGTCCGCCCTGCTGAACTGGCCGAAGGACGTTTCCAATGCGCTCTCGGGGGAAAGGCGCAAACATCGAAACACGGTAAAGGCTTTCTACGAGTACGCCGACGAGTGGCTGGGGCGGTTTCTCGAGTTGCGCGACCCCGGCACCGGCGTGCTGGTGCTGTCGGACCACGGATTTGAACCGGAGCACAACTGCGAGCGCACCGGCTATCACGACGAAGCCCCTCCTGGCATCGTGGTGATCGAGGGGCCCGGCGTCCGACGGGGCGAGCGCCTTAGCTCGGCTACTATTTACGACATACTGCCCACGCTCATGGCCAGCCTCGGCCTTCCCGTGGCCCGCGACCTCGACGGGAGGGTGCTGCATGAAGCTTTTTGTTCCGACGCCCTGCCCCCCGACTCAATCGCCTACGTGGATACATACGAGAAAGGCGAGCGGTACGTACCGCACGCGGCGCTCCCGCCCGTTGTGGACGAGGAAATTCAAAAGCAGCTCGAATCGCTGGGCTACCTTAACTAA
- a CDS encoding TldD/PmbA family protein → MTTLSPGEVRRILDEALSLGGTFAELFHENSFHTQLALEDGSIERVSSGQTGGAGLRVERRETVHFASTNEASLEALAALARSVARGVGAKRENSCPDFARRSLASPSPVEVQPGEISLEAKAGVVREAERGARERDARVRQVRATYLDHAQDVLVANSDGVWDTDRRVRTTLFVEAVARDEQRMFTGFQSAGGTVGFELFKQESPFEVGREAARIAVLQLEAAPAPAGEMAVVLGASAGGVMIHEACGHGLEGDLVMSGVSIYAGRVGERVASPLVTVVDDGAMPNARGTEKMDDEGAATRKVVLIERGALKGFLHSLKTARALSMPLTGNGRRQSFRHLPIPRMRNTYVARGETHPRDIVASVKDGLYVAKMGGGQVDVVSGHFVFHVSEGYLVRDGRLDRPVRGATLTGCGPDVLKSVDMVGSDFGFGIGTCGKDGQWVPVSNAQPTLRIPKMVVGGVA, encoded by the coding sequence ATGACGACGCTTTCCCCCGGCGAGGTCCGGCGAATCCTCGACGAGGCGCTCTCCCTCGGCGGGACGTTCGCGGAGCTTTTCCACGAAAACTCGTTCCACACGCAGCTCGCGCTCGAGGACGGCTCCATCGAGCGCGTTTCCTCGGGCCAGACGGGCGGCGCTGGGCTCCGCGTCGAGCGGCGGGAGACGGTTCACTTCGCCTCGACGAACGAAGCCTCACTGGAGGCGCTTGCGGCCCTCGCCCGGAGCGTGGCCCGGGGCGTCGGCGCGAAGCGGGAAAATTCCTGCCCGGACTTCGCGCGGCGCAGCCTCGCCTCGCCCTCGCCGGTCGAGGTGCAGCCGGGGGAAATTTCTCTCGAAGCCAAGGCCGGGGTCGTGCGCGAGGCTGAGCGCGGCGCCCGCGAGCGCGACGCCCGCGTCCGCCAGGTGCGCGCCACCTACCTCGACCATGCGCAGGACGTCCTCGTCGCGAACTCCGACGGGGTCTGGGACACCGACCGCCGCGTCCGCACGACGCTCTTCGTCGAGGCCGTCGCGCGCGACGAACAGCGAATGTTCACGGGCTTCCAGTCGGCGGGCGGGACGGTCGGGTTCGAGCTATTTAAGCAAGAGTCCCCCTTCGAGGTGGGCCGCGAGGCGGCGCGCATCGCCGTTCTTCAGCTCGAGGCGGCACCCGCGCCCGCGGGCGAGATGGCCGTGGTGCTCGGGGCCTCCGCTGGAGGCGTCATGATTCACGAGGCCTGCGGCCACGGCCTCGAGGGCGACCTCGTCATGTCGGGCGTCTCCATCTACGCCGGCCGCGTGGGGGAGCGGGTCGCCTCGCCGCTCGTCACGGTCGTGGACGACGGCGCCATGCCCAACGCCCGGGGCACCGAGAAAATGGACGACGAGGGCGCTGCGACGAGGAAGGTCGTCCTCATCGAGCGCGGTGCGCTGAAGGGCTTCCTGCACAGCCTCAAGACGGCGCGGGCGCTCTCGATGCCACTCACGGGGAACGGCCGCCGCCAGAGTTTCCGCCACCTCCCCATCCCGCGCATGCGCAACACCTACGTGGCACGGGGCGAAACCCATCCCCGGGACATCGTCGCGTCCGTGAAGGACGGGCTCTACGTGGCGAAGATGGGCGGCGGGCAGGTGGACGTCGTGAGCGGCCACTTCGTATTCCACGTGAGCGAAGGCTATCTCGTCCGCGACGGCCGCCTCGACCGTCCCGTCCGCGGCGCGACGCTCACGGGGTGCGGGCCGGATGTTCTGAAAAGCGTCGACATGGTGGGAAGCGACTTCGGCTTCGGCATCGGCACCTGCGGCAAGGACGGCCAGTGGGTGCCCGTCTCGAACGCACAGCCGACGCTGCGCATTCCCAAGATGGTGGTGGGCGGCGTCGCTTAA
- a CDS encoding efflux RND transporter periplasmic adaptor subunit, giving the protein MHPTYMSNQPGACPICGMDIVEVEEEGHGGHEDDASTPEGYATVKLSPERQQLIGVRTAAVERRALTKKLRTVGVVQFDEDRIYHTHLKVNGWIEEAFVTYEGQKLYRGQPLFTLYSPELFATEQEFVLALETVRKIGKGEQSEAALGAQAILEAARQRLQLWDIEPREIERLESTRKPQRAVTFHSYMDGFVERITMRHGMYVTPEMELFSLADLSWVWVEAAVYEYELGLIKEGQNAWLTLSYFPGRRFYGKVIYIYPTLDAKTRTARVRFEFENPEFHLKPDMYANVNMEIPLGRALSVPRDVVLDTGTRKIVFVALGDGRFEPRDITVGREAEGYYEVLGGLREGDEVVTNANFMIDSESRIKAALDQMTAGGHEGH; this is encoded by the coding sequence ATGCACCCGACCTACATGTCGAACCAGCCCGGGGCGTGCCCCATCTGCGGCATGGACATCGTGGAGGTGGAGGAAGAAGGGCACGGGGGGCACGAGGACGACGCGTCCACACCCGAAGGGTACGCCACGGTGAAGCTCAGCCCCGAACGCCAGCAGCTCATCGGCGTCCGCACGGCGGCGGTGGAGCGGCGCGCCCTTACGAAAAAGCTCCGCACCGTGGGCGTCGTTCAATTCGACGAGGATCGCATCTACCACACGCACCTTAAAGTCAACGGCTGGATCGAGGAGGCGTTCGTCACCTACGAGGGACAGAAGCTGTACAGGGGACAACCCCTGTTCACCCTATACAGTCCCGAGCTGTTCGCCACGGAGCAGGAGTTTGTCCTGGCGCTTGAGACTGTGCGGAAAATCGGCAAAGGCGAGCAGAGCGAGGCCGCGCTGGGCGCGCAGGCCATTCTTGAAGCCGCGCGACAGCGCCTCCAGTTGTGGGACATCGAGCCGCGCGAGATCGAGCGCCTCGAGAGTACGCGCAAGCCGCAGCGGGCGGTGACGTTCCATTCCTACATGGACGGCTTCGTCGAACGCATCACCATGCGCCACGGCATGTACGTCACGCCAGAAATGGAGCTGTTCTCCCTTGCCGACCTCTCGTGGGTGTGGGTCGAGGCGGCCGTCTACGAATACGAGCTCGGCCTGATAAAAGAAGGTCAGAATGCGTGGCTTACGCTCTCGTACTTTCCAGGGCGGCGTTTCTACGGCAAGGTCATCTACATCTACCCCACGCTGGACGCCAAAACGCGCACGGCGCGGGTGCGGTTCGAATTTGAAAATCCGGAGTTTCATCTCAAGCCCGACATGTACGCCAACGTGAACATGGAAATTCCGCTGGGCAGGGCGCTCTCCGTACCGCGGGACGTCGTCCTGGACACGGGCACGCGCAAGATCGTGTTTGTGGCCCTGGGCGACGGGAGATTCGAGCCGCGCGATATCACCGTAGGCCGCGAGGCCGAGGGATACTACGAAGTGCTCGGCGGGCTTCGTGAAGGCGACGAGGTGGTCACGAACGCCAACTTCATGATTGACTCCGAGTCGCGCATCAAGGCCGCTCTCGACCAGATGACGGCCGGCGGACACGAGGGGCACTAG
- a CDS encoding ABC transporter ATP-binding protein, with protein MNDLRRLLRYVKPYRKRVALAIASMVGVSMCTGAYMAIVKFIFDDLLVSRGETSTKFAEMLNRLGLGVAEDVRSNLVYILSAFVALAFLKSLFAYFSSYLMGRAGQHVVEDVRNDLYRTYQTQSLSFHHRYPTGNLISHLINDANQVQVAVTGNLISLLQQFLTILVLFGVMLYYDWALALAVSLGGPVAFALIYRMGKRLKKTSRRTLEQLSGLTMLLQEVLAAVRIVKVFLMETYEVERFQNMNTRLRRLAVRATRVQSISSPLMEFGGGLLAAGLIWIGHMKISSGALSTGDLAAFLASMFSIYTPLKHLSNANNQIQTGLASARRLFTMMDSVPSVRERPGAVELEGVKRSIEFKHADFQYEGAETRALCDVSFSVASGEAIALVGPSGAGKTTLVNLLPRFYDVTEGSIEIDGHDIRDCTLASLRGRIAIVPQETQLFDDTVANNIRYGRRDAAPHEVEAAARHANVHEFAAELPQGYETMIGENGHLLSGGERQRLAIARALLKNPDILILDEATSDLDARSEAAIRQALERLLEGRTAFVIAHRLATVLRAGRIVVMDRGRVVAQGTHESLLKSCPLYRELYELQFMKEAANA; from the coding sequence ATGAACGATCTCCGCCGACTGCTCCGCTACGTGAAACCCTACCGAAAGCGCGTGGCCCTGGCCATCGCCAGCATGGTGGGCGTGTCGATGTGCACCGGCGCCTACATGGCCATCGTGAAATTCATCTTCGACGACCTCCTTGTTTCGAGGGGTGAAACATCGACCAAATTTGCCGAGATGCTCAACCGCCTAGGCCTGGGAGTGGCCGAGGACGTTCGCTCCAACCTCGTCTATATCCTGTCGGCCTTCGTGGCCCTGGCCTTTCTCAAAAGCCTGTTCGCGTACTTTTCGAGCTACCTCATGGGGCGCGCCGGACAGCACGTCGTCGAAGACGTCCGCAACGACCTGTATCGAACCTACCAGACCCAGTCGCTCTCCTTCCACCACCGGTACCCCACGGGCAACCTGATCAGCCACCTGATCAACGACGCCAACCAAGTCCAGGTAGCCGTCACGGGCAATCTCATCTCCCTGTTGCAGCAGTTCCTTACTATCTTGGTGCTGTTCGGCGTGATGCTCTACTACGATTGGGCGCTTGCCCTGGCGGTTTCCCTGGGAGGGCCGGTGGCCTTTGCGCTCATCTACCGGATGGGAAAGCGCCTCAAAAAGACAAGCCGCCGAACCCTCGAGCAGCTCTCGGGCCTCACGATGCTCCTCCAGGAGGTTCTGGCGGCGGTACGCATCGTCAAGGTTTTTCTAATGGAGACCTACGAAGTGGAACGCTTCCAGAATATGAACACCCGCCTGCGCCGGCTGGCCGTGCGCGCCACGCGCGTGCAGTCCATATCGTCGCCGCTGATGGAATTCGGCGGAGGGCTTCTGGCGGCGGGGCTCATCTGGATAGGACACATGAAGATTTCCAGCGGGGCGCTCTCGACGGGGGATCTCGCCGCGTTCCTGGCCTCCATGTTCAGCATCTACACCCCGCTCAAGCATCTCAGCAACGCCAACAACCAAATTCAGACGGGGCTGGCCTCGGCACGGCGCTTGTTCACGATGATGGACTCCGTGCCGAGCGTGCGGGAGCGCCCCGGAGCCGTCGAACTCGAAGGCGTTAAACGGAGCATCGAGTTCAAACACGCCGACTTCCAATACGAAGGAGCGGAAACACGGGCCCTGTGCGACGTATCTTTCTCCGTGGCCTCCGGCGAGGCGATCGCGCTCGTCGGCCCGAGCGGCGCCGGAAAGACCACCCTCGTCAATCTCCTGCCCCGCTTCTACGACGTCACGGAAGGCTCCATCGAGATCGACGGGCACGACATCCGTGACTGCACGCTTGCGTCGCTTCGCGGCCGCATCGCCATCGTTCCCCAGGAGACCCAGTTGTTTGACGACACGGTCGCGAACAACATCCGCTATGGGCGCCGGGACGCGGCCCCGCACGAGGTCGAGGCCGCGGCGCGCCACGCCAACGTCCACGAATTCGCCGCGGAGCTGCCGCAAGGTTACGAGACCATGATCGGGGAAAACGGGCACCTGCTTTCGGGAGGCGAGCGGCAGCGCCTCGCCATCGCGCGGGCACTTCTGAAGAATCCCGACATCTTGATTCTGGACGAAGCCACGAGCGACCTCGACGCCCGAAGCGAGGCCGCCATCCGGCAGGCCCTCGAGCGGCTTCTGGAAGGGCGGACGGCCTTCGTCATCGCCCACCGCCTCGCCACGGTGCTCCGCGCCGGCCGCATCGTGGTGATGGACCGGGGGCGGGTGGTAGCCCAGGGAACCCATGAGAGTCTTCTGAAAAGCTGTCCTCTCTACCGGGAGCTTTATGAACTGCAGTTCATGAAAGAGGCCGCGAATGCATGA
- a CDS encoding glycosyltransferase family 2 protein, with translation MSVSPQRRLPAPRVSVVIPTYNRARYVAEALESVFAQTFKDYEAIVVDDGSTDNTQTVLQPYMERIRYVRQENRGLAAARNRGIREARGEFVAFLDSDDCWEPRMIEGVLRTFEKHPDMGAVFVAEREMDEQGNLLKRVHTKRSPGLFFTPESMVSKDTGVGCGRPPVVRRKWLDALGGFDESMRSAVDCEMWIRYSFHVPMVLHPEPLVRRRVHEGHLSGDRGVNAEHWLRILEKLKREHPEFVREHPLIYRRAVGKEKLRLGRERLAQCAENRRNLHEARRVLRQSIRAYPFFLRAYLYLAWSYLFPSSYGTWRNWERRRT, from the coding sequence ATGAGCGTTTCTCCGCAGCGCCGCCTGCCCGCTCCTCGTGTTAGCGTCGTCATCCCCACGTACAACCGTGCCCGCTACGTCGCGGAAGCGCTGGAAAGCGTCTTCGCTCAAACTTTCAAAGATTACGAAGCAATCGTCGTGGACGACGGCTCTACGGACAACACTCAAACCGTCCTTCAGCCCTACATGGAGCGCATTCGCTACGTGCGGCAAGAAAACCGCGGCCTCGCCGCGGCCCGGAACCGGGGCATACGCGAGGCGCGCGGGGAGTTCGTCGCGTTTCTGGACTCGGACGACTGCTGGGAGCCCCGGATGATCGAGGGGGTCCTCAGAACCTTTGAGAAACACCCGGACATGGGCGCGGTGTTCGTCGCGGAGCGCGAGATGGACGAGCAGGGCAATCTCTTGAAACGCGTCCACACGAAGCGCTCGCCCGGCCTTTTCTTCACTCCCGAGAGCATGGTCTCAAAGGACACGGGCGTGGGCTGCGGCCGCCCGCCCGTGGTGCGGAGAAAATGGCTCGACGCCCTGGGAGGCTTCGACGAGAGCATGCGCTCGGCCGTGGACTGCGAGATGTGGATACGCTACTCGTTCCACGTGCCGATGGTTCTGCACCCCGAGCCGCTAGTCCGGCGCCGCGTCCACGAAGGCCACCTGAGCGGTGACCGCGGCGTAAACGCCGAGCACTGGCTTCGCATTCTCGAAAAACTCAAGCGCGAGCACCCGGAGTTTGTCCGCGAGCATCCCTTGATTTACCGACGTGCCGTGGGAAAAGAGAAGCTGCGCCTCGGACGCGAGCGATTGGCCCAATGTGCGGAGAATCGACGGAACCTGCACGAGGCGCGGCGGGTGCTCCGCCAATCCATCCGCGCTTATCCTTTCTTTTTGCGCGCCTATCTCTACCTCGCGTGGAGCTATCTCTTCCCCTCGTCCTACGGCACATGGAGGAACTGGGAACGAAGGCGCACCTGA
- the nrfD gene encoding polysulfide reductase NrfD, translated as MDPKVDGQLQKEWGWLIAAYLFLGGVGAGAYTIAAVNGFLGESLEAATTVGLWIGFPALAVGCAFLLADLGSPSRAILAGLKPRTSWIARGTWIISGFMALALLHLVLKVFTNVDGSAGGRTAINLIAIGGIVLAVLTMAYTGVLLSASKGIPFWRSGVVPVVFVISALVTGHFTIMIGMSLPGGGAALEPLRTMALEAAGLVVLEVLAIVFFLQAAFRQPDSRESAERILRKRSFVIGYFILGLAAPLVLMLIAYRRMAGADAAGILPVVAAGALLGLVGGLILRQAVLVCGTLPTLNIAGFEFRRIARPKEPKPGIGLLPPH; from the coding sequence ATGGATCCGAAAGTAGACGGTCAGTTGCAGAAGGAATGGGGCTGGCTGATCGCGGCCTACCTCTTCCTCGGCGGGGTCGGGGCCGGTGCCTACACGATCGCCGCCGTCAACGGGTTTCTCGGAGAGAGCCTGGAGGCGGCGACGACGGTGGGGCTGTGGATCGGCTTTCCGGCGCTCGCCGTCGGCTGCGCCTTCCTGCTGGCCGACCTGGGCTCGCCGAGCCGGGCCATCCTGGCTGGCCTCAAACCGAGAACCTCCTGGATCGCCCGGGGAACCTGGATCATCTCGGGCTTCATGGCGCTGGCCCTCCTGCACCTGGTTCTCAAGGTATTCACAAACGTCGACGGGTCGGCCGGCGGGCGCACGGCCATCAACCTCATCGCGATAGGAGGGATCGTCCTCGCCGTTCTGACGATGGCCTACACCGGCGTCCTGCTCAGCGCCTCCAAGGGGATTCCCTTCTGGCGATCCGGGGTGGTGCCGGTGGTCTTCGTTATCTCCGCCCTGGTGACCGGCCACTTCACCATCATGATAGGAATGTCCCTTCCGGGCGGCGGGGCCGCCCTTGAGCCGCTGCGGACGATGGCTCTGGAGGCGGCGGGACTGGTGGTCCTGGAGGTGCTGGCGATCGTCTTCTTCCTGCAGGCGGCTTTCCGGCAGCCCGACTCACGGGAGTCGGCGGAACGGATCCTGCGGAAACGGTCGTTCGTCATCGGGTACTTCATCCTGGGACTGGCCGCCCCGCTGGTGTTGATGCTGATAGCGTACCGCCGGATGGCCGGGGCGGACGCCGCCGGGATTCTTCCGGTCGTCGCCGCCGGCGCCCTGCTCGGCCTCGTGGGCGGGCTGATACTGCGGCAGGCGGTGCTGGTCTGCGGGACCCTGCCGACGCTGAACATCGCCGGCTTCGAGTTCCGGCGGATCGCCCGGCCCAAGGAACCGAAACCGGGCATCGGCCTTCTACCACCTCACTGA
- the fdhD gene encoding formate dehydrogenase accessory sulfurtransferase FdhD has protein sequence MNGPEKPSGAVTYVEAHRISTGGEDRGRRKERIGVALEAPLTIDVEGVGTYTVLGTPDDKRALALGFLFSEGLIDGLADVGVLRECGEDPDTVRVRLAGEPPREGERGRNLLIVSSCGACGSEELRARLDALPPIGDAFRIEGRKLRSVYDSLRKKQTLFDACGCTHAAGIFDAEANILSCAEDIGRHNALDKAIGKCLLEGIPTAGRGAALSGRVSLEMIAKCVRAGIELITAVSAPTALAIDVASRCNVTLCAFVRETRATVFTHPGRVVTEPPPGA, from the coding sequence ATGAACGGGCCTGAAAAACCCTCCGGCGCCGTGACCTACGTGGAGGCCCATCGCATCTCCACCGGCGGCGAGGATCGGGGACGGCGGAAGGAGCGCATCGGCGTGGCGCTGGAGGCCCCCCTGACGATCGACGTGGAGGGAGTGGGCACCTATACGGTTCTGGGCACCCCCGACGACAAACGGGCCTTGGCCCTCGGCTTCCTGTTCTCCGAAGGCTTAATCGACGGCCTCGCCGATGTCGGCGTTCTCCGAGAATGCGGGGAGGATCCCGACACCGTCCGCGTGCGACTCGCCGGCGAGCCTCCCCGGGAGGGGGAACGCGGCCGCAACCTCTTGATTGTCTCCTCCTGCGGCGCCTGCGGCAGCGAGGAGCTCCGGGCGCGGCTCGACGCGCTGCCGCCGATCGGCGACGCCTTCCGGATCGAGGGCAGGAAGCTGCGCTCGGTCTACGACTCCCTCCGGAAGAAGCAAACCCTGTTCGATGCGTGCGGCTGCACGCACGCTGCTGGGATCTTCGACGCGGAGGCGAACATCCTCTCCTGCGCCGAGGACATCGGCCGCCACAACGCGCTCGACAAGGCGATCGGCAAGTGCCTGCTTGAGGGCATTCCCACCGCCGGCCGCGGGGCGGCGCTGTCGGGACGGGTCAGCTTGGAGATGATAGCCAAGTGCGTCCGGGCCGGGATAGAGCTGATAACCGCCGTCTCCGCGCCCACGGCGCTTGCGATCGACGTCGCCTCAAGGTGCAACGTCACCCTGTGCGCCTTCGTGCGCGAGACCCGTGCGACCGTCTTCACCCATCCCGGACGCGTCGTCACGGAACCGCCCCCCGGGGCCTGA